One segment of Bdellovibrionales bacterium DNA contains the following:
- the queG gene encoding tRNA epoxyqueuosine(34) reductase QueG, which produces MPTDNSAILSHVLRQHGISHFGFSSLNEPLSLSIYQSWLDQNYHGDMEYLKTHLPIKQSPQTKWPRGQSAIVLSFPYKNEYTPKDNPFPNLNIASYARGPDYHFTLKKIMGSLCEDLKKIFPDEEFLGFTDSSPILERDLAYRAGLGWFGKNSCIIDRQRGSFFFIAEVITSLELSGNASLVSDHCGTCRRCVEACPTEAILPNRTLDATRCISYWTIESKTQAPDALKEKFGDLFFGCDICQDVCPWNLRLHKESAPARERQNTIEDLKWILESSHNQILKRVYGTPLARAGALGLKRNAVIVAANIHAQELRPAIQAYVDDAKIGKVAEWALLKLGV; this is translated from the coding sequence ATGCCAACGGATAATTCTGCAATCCTCTCCCACGTTCTTCGACAACACGGCATTTCTCATTTTGGATTCTCATCTCTCAATGAACCGCTGAGTTTAAGTATTTATCAAAGTTGGCTCGATCAGAATTATCATGGCGACATGGAATATCTCAAAACGCATCTTCCAATTAAACAGTCACCCCAAACAAAATGGCCCCGTGGCCAATCGGCCATTGTGCTGAGCTTTCCTTATAAAAATGAATACACCCCAAAAGACAACCCCTTCCCGAATCTCAATATCGCTAGCTACGCCCGAGGTCCCGACTATCATTTTACATTGAAAAAAATCATGGGATCCCTATGTGAAGATCTAAAAAAAATTTTCCCGGACGAAGAATTTTTAGGTTTCACCGACTCTTCGCCGATCCTCGAGCGAGATCTGGCGTATCGGGCCGGCCTGGGATGGTTCGGAAAAAATTCCTGTATTATCGATCGTCAACGGGGCAGCTTTTTCTTTATCGCCGAAGTGATCACCTCCCTCGAGCTCTCCGGCAACGCATCTCTTGTGAGTGATCATTGTGGCACTTGCCGAAGATGCGTCGAGGCGTGCCCCACAGAGGCCATTTTGCCCAACCGCACTCTCGATGCGACCCGGTGTATCTCGTACTGGACCATCGAGTCCAAGACGCAAGCGCCCGACGCCCTCAAAGAGAAATTCGGCGACTTATTTTTTGGCTGTGATATCTGCCAAGACGTCTGCCCCTGGAATTTGCGACTTCACAAAGAGTCCGCACCGGCGCGGGAGCGACAGAACACCATCGAAGACCTCAAGTGGATTCTGGAGTCTTCGCACAATCAAATTTTAAAGCGGGTTTACGGTACCCCCTTGGCCCGCGCCGGAGCCCTCGGTCTCAAACGGAATGCGGTGATTGTGGCGGCGAACATTCATGCTCAGGAGCTTCGACCCGCGATCCAAGCCTACGTCGACGACGCCAAAATAGGAAAAGTGGCCGAGTGGGCTCTTTTAAAACTCGGCGTTTAA
- the cdd gene encoding cytidine deaminase: protein MSVLLRDINVRMMSEEWAKEIKEGYEVAKKARSQAYAPYSRFLVGAAFKLKGKDQYISGCNVENASFGATVCAERVALWNWVSQHRLNSQLELLVLVTDTQDPVATPCGMCLQVLSEFVAMDFPVYLGNLSGIKKKLQFKDLLPQTFKLLERN, encoded by the coding sequence TTGTCAGTTCTTCTGCGGGACATTAACGTGAGAATGATGAGTGAAGAGTGGGCCAAAGAAATTAAAGAAGGATATGAGGTTGCTAAAAAAGCGCGCAGCCAAGCTTATGCTCCGTACTCGCGCTTTCTTGTGGGCGCGGCCTTTAAACTTAAAGGGAAAGATCAGTACATTTCTGGATGTAACGTCGAAAATGCCAGCTTTGGAGCCACCGTCTGTGCCGAGAGAGTCGCGCTATGGAATTGGGTCAGCCAACATCGCTTGAACTCTCAGTTAGAACTGCTGGTTTTGGTGACAGACACGCAGGATCCTGTGGCGACACCCTGTGGAATGTGTTTGCAGGTCCTTAGTGAATTTGTGGCCATGGACTTTCCGGTCTATCTCGGCAATCTTTCTGGAATCAAAAAGAAGTTGCAGTTTAAGGACCTTCTGCCACAGACTTTTAAACTTCTCGAGCGGAATTAA
- a CDS encoding endonuclease/exonuclease/phosphatase family protein encodes MTTERSFVFAALAVFVLVSCGPNRHYVEPAASNAAEPLPRLSNYSKTSDRVTIMTWNLENLFDTEDDPKVDDDTFLPLEVKKKMPKHEAKCKKKGTYSWVHQCLEWDWNEYALKLKMQRLSEVIRSVNNGRGPDILVVEEIENFKVLDRLNKDFLKGLGYTSYLQENGDYRGIDVGILTRLKVTNDPYLQKLRSRPGYIMQVALPDGERLNVIGVHFPIAPTPIDERLEMVKYMIDYADARDDEYTLAAGDFNFPKNVEQHYDIINKFIRPFMVPAHLYCKDCVGTFYDSYDRDFSFLDMVLMSKNFFKKKATWTLDVDSVQVYAPLPFQWAIDDTPADFDLPDMSGVSDHWPIVLQIVKTN; translated from the coding sequence ATGACTACGGAACGGTCATTTGTATTTGCGGCTCTCGCTGTCTTTGTACTCGTCTCTTGCGGACCTAATCGCCATTATGTGGAGCCAGCGGCGTCCAATGCGGCCGAACCACTTCCTCGTCTCTCCAACTATTCCAAAACGTCCGACCGAGTGACAATAATGACATGGAACTTGGAGAATCTGTTTGATACTGAGGATGATCCTAAAGTGGACGACGATACTTTCCTTCCACTGGAAGTGAAAAAGAAAATGCCTAAGCACGAAGCCAAGTGCAAAAAAAAGGGGACGTACAGTTGGGTTCATCAATGCCTTGAATGGGATTGGAACGAGTACGCACTTAAACTCAAAATGCAAAGACTCTCCGAAGTGATTCGCTCTGTGAATAACGGCAGAGGTCCCGACATTCTCGTCGTTGAAGAAATAGAAAATTTTAAAGTTCTTGATCGATTGAATAAGGACTTTTTAAAAGGGTTGGGCTACACCAGTTACCTCCAAGAGAATGGCGACTATCGCGGAATTGATGTGGGCATCCTCACCCGACTCAAAGTCACTAACGATCCTTATCTGCAAAAATTGCGATCTCGACCGGGATATATCATGCAAGTGGCACTGCCTGATGGTGAAAGATTAAACGTCATCGGTGTTCATTTCCCCATTGCGCCGACTCCCATCGATGAACGCCTCGAAATGGTGAAGTATATGATCGATTACGCCGATGCTCGAGACGATGAGTACACCCTAGCGGCGGGAGATTTTAATTTTCCCAAAAACGTCGAACAGCATTATGACATTATTAATAAATTTATTCGACCCTTTATGGTGCCGGCTCACCTTTACTGCAAAGATTGCGTGGGAACATTTTACGACTCTTACGATCGCGATTTCTCTTTCTTAGATATGGTCCTCATGAGCAAAAACTTTTTTAAGAAAAAGGCCACTTGGACTCTCGATGTGGATTCGGTTCAAGTTTACGCGCCTTTGCCATTTCAATGGGCCATCGATGATACGCCCGCTGACTTTGACCTTCCCGATATGTCAGGAGTCTCTGACCATTGGCCGATTGTTTTACAAATAGTTAAAACAAATTAA
- a CDS encoding glycosyltransferase family 2 protein, whose product MQVAVIIPCYNEEITIAKVVQDARAALPQSQIFVFDNNSTDRTKERAHKAGATVVFSPLRGKGNVIRHAFRVVDADVYVMIDGDDTYPVDQAPMMIETLRAGGYDMAVGTRLKTFAPGAFRRFHLFGNHLLSQIVSSFFHQKITDMLSGFRVFSKDFVAQVPLHSQAFEIETELTLQALSKNYSVVEIPITYRERPDGSESKLQTFGDGFLILSFIFRLMKDYRPLHFFFFISLFCVGLSLVAGWAPIMDYVHTGFVSTVPRAILAASLMILSAVFVGVGLILDSQRRYHNDQFLMMQKILQHKEKMPNAKRRFPAA is encoded by the coding sequence ATGCAAGTCGCCGTGATCATTCCTTGTTACAACGAAGAGATCACCATCGCCAAGGTGGTTCAAGACGCGCGTGCAGCTCTCCCTCAATCCCAGATTTTTGTTTTCGATAATAATTCCACCGACAGAACGAAAGAGCGGGCCCATAAAGCAGGTGCCACCGTTGTGTTCTCCCCCTTGCGCGGCAAAGGCAATGTCATCCGCCACGCCTTTCGAGTGGTCGATGCCGATGTGTATGTGATGATCGACGGGGATGATACCTATCCCGTGGATCAAGCACCGATGATGATTGAGACTTTGCGGGCGGGGGGTTACGATATGGCGGTGGGCACACGATTAAAAACGTTTGCTCCCGGGGCTTTCCGCCGTTTTCATCTGTTCGGGAATCACCTGCTTTCCCAAATCGTCAGTTCTTTTTTTCATCAGAAAATTACGGATATGCTCTCTGGGTTTCGAGTGTTCTCAAAGGATTTCGTGGCCCAAGTGCCGCTCCATTCCCAAGCTTTCGAAATTGAAACCGAACTGACGTTACAAGCGCTTTCTAAAAACTATTCGGTCGTAGAAATTCCGATCACCTATCGAGAGCGACCCGACGGCAGTGAATCGAAGCTTCAGACATTTGGTGATGGGTTTTTAATTCTGAGTTTTATATTTAGATTAATGAAAGACTATCGACCGCTTCACTTTTTCTTTTTCATCTCTCTGTTTTGCGTCGGCTTGAGCCTTGTCGCTGGTTGGGCTCCCATCATGGATTATGTGCATACGGGATTTGTCTCGACGGTGCCAAGAGCCATTCTGGCGGCGAGCTTGATGATTCTCTCTGCGGTTTTTGTCGGAGTCGGATTGATTCTTGATTCGCAACGTCGTTATCATAATGATCAATTCTTAATGATGCAGAAGATCCTTCAGCACAAAGAAAAAATGCCGAATGCAAAACGGCGATTTCCCGCGGCTTAG
- a CDS encoding lysophospholipase, protein MFSSISYLLALVLLNLAEATEPLPWDDFLAQMQQSEFSSKPISSSSTLPLKNNLYRSKNESPVAVVFTPGMGEPTLKYYELATAFAPLKATLYFWDHIGQGFSSHQLTDDRGKTHIDNFDTHVETLKEFLKSIRSRHQKIYFVGHSMGGHVGLRLLRESPELIDKAVVSSPMVDIRRYYLPIPAIRALLSFLNPTNYMWGAPVKKSGHTVLLTHSEERKKNYQRILEKYPEVLRRWVTVQWVSESLASIQKLNAPQARPIEKPILMLTAEHEVLVSPSAQEEFCSQQKNCKRHQIKDAYHELFVEEDPLRQEALRLTLDFLKN, encoded by the coding sequence GTGTTTTCAAGCATTTCCTATTTATTAGCCCTAGTCCTCTTGAACCTCGCGGAAGCCACCGAACCTCTGCCTTGGGACGACTTTTTAGCGCAGATGCAGCAATCGGAGTTCTCCTCTAAACCGATAAGTTCATCCTCCACCCTCCCCCTCAAAAATAACCTGTATCGATCTAAAAATGAGTCTCCTGTGGCCGTGGTCTTCACACCGGGAATGGGCGAACCCACCCTTAAGTATTACGAACTGGCCACGGCCTTCGCTCCCTTAAAGGCCACACTTTATTTTTGGGATCACATCGGACAAGGCTTTTCCTCCCATCAACTCACCGATGATCGCGGAAAAACTCACATCGACAATTTTGACACTCACGTCGAAACTTTAAAAGAGTTCCTCAAGTCGATCCGCTCTCGGCACCAGAAGATTTATTTTGTGGGGCACTCGATGGGAGGTCATGTCGGGTTAAGGCTCCTCAGAGAATCTCCCGAGCTCATCGATAAAGCTGTTGTGTCCTCTCCCATGGTGGATATCCGCCGATACTATTTGCCGATCCCGGCGATTCGAGCCCTGTTGTCTTTTTTAAACCCGACAAACTATATGTGGGGAGCCCCGGTGAAAAAATCAGGACACACCGTTCTCCTCACCCACTCCGAAGAGCGCAAAAAAAACTACCAACGAATTTTAGAGAAATATCCCGAGGTTTTACGTCGCTGGGTGACGGTTCAATGGGTCAGCGAGTCGCTGGCCTCCATCCAAAAACTCAATGCGCCTCAGGCCCGGCCCATAGAAAAACCGATCCTTATGCTCACGGCGGAACACGAAGTCTTGGTGAGCCCCAGTGCACAAGAGGAATTCTGCTCCCAACAAAAGAATTGCAAACGACACCAGATCAAAGATGCTTACCACGAACTCTTCGTGGAAGAAGATCCTCTCCGACAGGAAGCTCTCCGTTTGACGTTGGATTTTTTAAAAAATTAA
- the sppA gene encoding signal peptide peptidase SppA, which yields MKDFFKTIIASAIGTMVGVVFLTFLGMILLVSVVAGLIASESYKDVAGIVEDKSIIVIHVEGGLTERRLPTDVIQDMIYQEKSKDIGMYELEKALNSAASDAKIAGVYLRLRWVDAGWAKIESFRNLLLKFKESGKFIYAYSEAYDEKLYYIATAATEILMYPKGEFEWDGIYSQSMFFKKTLEKLDVEPNLIRAGKFKSAGEMITKEKMSEENRLQITEIYSTIWGHVTSQIAKSNPEITQEQLNDFAETLKVTTAAQAYNLKLVTLLAPIEEVEQKLLKATGLPEDEEPRTVNWLSYYEKNIKSKSQDEHIAVIMADGEIYSGRGSETQAIYSDEFSLLIRDLARDEDVKAIVLRVNSPGGSALASDVIWRSLEYFKKKGKTLVTSFSDVAASGGYYIAAGSDYIYAEPTTITGSIGVFGLLFNTQKFFDGKLGITFDEVKTHSSSDMLSGSRNLTAYEQQRIQSDVNTTYKTFLNVVKQGRKKFADENEVGEVAEGRVWVGQKALEIGLVDEMGSLNQAILKAAELAKLKDYDVVVYPDQKKFLDRFLESFGEAWMPPFVKQMWSWAHKNKESNIYARLLFNLG from the coding sequence GTGAAGGATTTTTTTAAAACAATCATAGCCAGTGCTATTGGAACGATGGTGGGAGTGGTCTTTTTGACCTTTCTCGGTATGATCCTTCTGGTCTCCGTTGTGGCCGGTCTGATTGCCTCCGAATCGTACAAAGACGTGGCGGGGATTGTTGAAGACAAAAGTATTATCGTGATTCATGTGGAGGGCGGACTGACAGAACGGCGTCTTCCGACGGACGTGATTCAGGATATGATCTATCAAGAAAAGTCGAAAGACATCGGTATGTACGAGTTAGAGAAGGCGTTAAACTCGGCGGCTTCGGATGCAAAGATTGCGGGTGTTTATTTACGTCTTCGCTGGGTCGATGCGGGTTGGGCCAAAATAGAGTCGTTCCGAAACTTGCTCTTGAAGTTCAAAGAGAGTGGAAAGTTTATTTACGCCTACTCCGAGGCTTACGACGAAAAGCTGTATTACATCGCCACTGCCGCCACTGAAATCCTCATGTACCCGAAAGGGGAGTTTGAGTGGGATGGGATATATTCTCAAAGTATGTTTTTTAAGAAAACTCTTGAAAAGTTGGATGTAGAGCCGAATCTGATTCGCGCTGGAAAATTTAAGTCCGCCGGAGAAATGATCACCAAAGAAAAGATGTCCGAAGAGAATCGATTGCAGATCACAGAAATCTATTCCACGATCTGGGGCCACGTGACTTCACAGATCGCTAAATCGAATCCCGAAATTACTCAGGAGCAGCTCAATGACTTCGCGGAGACTCTCAAGGTCACGACCGCGGCTCAAGCGTATAACTTAAAGCTGGTGACGCTTCTCGCGCCGATCGAAGAGGTGGAACAGAAACTCCTTAAGGCCACCGGGCTTCCGGAAGATGAAGAGCCGCGTACGGTCAATTGGTTGAGTTATTACGAGAAAAACATCAAGTCGAAGTCCCAAGATGAGCACATTGCCGTCATTATGGCGGACGGAGAGATTTACTCCGGTCGCGGCTCCGAGACTCAGGCGATCTACTCGGATGAGTTTTCGCTTCTCATTCGCGATCTGGCTCGGGATGAAGATGTGAAGGCGATCGTTCTCCGTGTGAATAGTCCCGGTGGAAGTGCCTTAGCATCGGATGTGATCTGGCGAAGCTTAGAGTACTTTAAGAAAAAAGGAAAAACCCTTGTCACGTCCTTCTCCGATGTCGCGGCCTCGGGAGGATATTATATCGCTGCCGGAAGTGATTATATTTATGCGGAACCAACAACCATTACGGGATCCATTGGAGTTTTCGGCTTGTTATTTAATACACAAAAGTTTTTCGATGGAAAATTAGGAATCACTTTTGACGAAGTGAAAACCCATTCTTCCTCGGACATGTTGTCGGGCTCTCGGAATTTGACGGCTTATGAACAGCAGCGTATTCAATCGGACGTGAATACGACCTACAAAACTTTCCTCAATGTGGTGAAGCAGGGTCGAAAGAAATTTGCGGATGAAAATGAAGTGGGCGAAGTCGCCGAAGGACGCGTGTGGGTCGGCCAGAAAGCTCTTGAGATTGGTCTTGTCGATGAGATGGGATCTTTAAATCAGGCGATTCTTAAAGCCGCTGAGTTGGCGAAGCTTAAGGATTATGATGTCGTCGTCTATCCCGATCAGAAAAAGTTTCTCGATCGCTTCTTAGAATCTTTCGGTGAAGCTTGGATGCCACCTTTTGTAAAGCAGATGTGGTCCTGGGCCCATAAAAACAAAGAGTCTAACATCTACGCTAGACTCCTTTTTAACCTAGGGTAA
- a CDS encoding transposase: MKRHCPYCTTQSCSSEFNPKSIRQGRFYRKSDSQWILRFKCLRCKKTFSYATFHPCFRQHKRHKNLALKKLICSAVSQRRAARILSINRKTVARKLIFLSQISQNKFKTDLDQIKIPFQVIEFDDLETFEHTKCKPLSVTLAVESRTRIILGFRVAVMPAKGRLVHKALKKYGPRKDQRTLARRELFKELAPRLFPYATVKSDSNPHYVSDVQKYFPKAFHERHIGQRGSTTGQGELKRIRFDPLFSLNHTCAMLRADICRLVRKTWCTTKKKERLTDHLHVYVNFHNEKLGIKTAVMGV, translated from the coding sequence ATGAAAAGACACTGCCCCTATTGCACAACTCAAAGCTGTTCCTCCGAATTCAACCCCAAATCTATCCGTCAGGGACGCTTTTATCGAAAATCAGACTCCCAGTGGATTTTAAGATTTAAATGTTTGAGGTGTAAAAAAACATTCTCCTATGCGACTTTCCATCCCTGCTTTAGACAACATAAACGACATAAAAACTTAGCCTTAAAAAAACTGATCTGCTCTGCGGTCTCCCAGCGACGAGCCGCAAGGATTCTGTCCATTAATCGGAAAACCGTGGCGCGAAAGCTCATTTTTTTATCTCAAATTTCACAAAATAAATTTAAAACTGACTTAGATCAAATTAAGATCCCATTTCAAGTCATTGAATTTGATGATCTAGAAACCTTCGAACACACCAAGTGTAAACCTCTCTCGGTGACCTTAGCGGTAGAAAGTCGAACGCGAATCATCTTAGGTTTTCGAGTCGCCGTCATGCCCGCCAAAGGACGACTAGTTCACAAAGCCTTAAAAAAGTACGGACCTCGGAAGGATCAAAGAACTTTGGCACGGCGAGAGCTTTTTAAAGAATTAGCTCCGAGACTATTCCCCTATGCGACAGTTAAATCCGACTCTAATCCGCACTATGTCTCAGATGTTCAAAAGTATTTTCCCAAAGCGTTTCATGAGCGGCACATAGGTCAACGTGGATCTACAACCGGACAAGGGGAGCTTAAAAGAATCCGTTTTGATCCGCTATTTAGTCTGAATCACACCTGCGCGATGTTGAGAGCGGATATTTGTCGCTTGGTTCGTAAAACATGGTGCACGACGAAGAAGAAAGAACGACTGACGGATCATCTTCACGTGTATGTTAATTTCCATAATGAGAAGTTGGGAATAAAAACAGCCGTGATGGGTGTTTGA
- a CDS encoding tetratricopeptide repeat protein, which produces MTYRFQRVSKITLLCFAGLWALLFATYSGALTGEFLFDDEFLVIKNTFIHQWPSWKTIFTSSTTMGSGGIDSFYRPLQTLIYYFVYQVAGASVLEFHFLNIFIHGLNACLIYVLGIHLRFSRLASYIGALIWMLHPLHTECVAYISATADSLYVFFSLVGLISLFPTFSVRRIAMASVFFVLGLLTKESAIVFPALAFVSLYVSPERPSRFARAALRTLPLWIIAFTYLILRKTVLDFDNSFQFYATPNIYTENILFRFYTFLATIPAYLQLLVFPTEQHFDRHFMVFTDPLATQVLTGAAFLVAATFYVLIPWRNKNRALVFGFLWLACAHFPHTGIFVPVNALILEHWMYFPSAGLLLGAASALGLWLQKLHFALNLPRLFVPVLSVVAAALVLGAESYLTFQQNKVWANPIALYSNNIRYNPSGSARIYNNLAMAYDEAGRVSEAIMTYKQAIAIQDNYPQTHHNLGRSYLRQNNTDDAIKEFETAIAIDPNFYHSYAMLAQVYEKLGDVQKSQDYYKKFLEIRKKFFP; this is translated from the coding sequence ATGACCTACAGATTCCAACGTGTTTCAAAAATCACACTCCTGTGTTTTGCAGGTCTATGGGCGCTTCTTTTCGCAACCTACAGCGGCGCTTTGACCGGGGAATTTCTTTTTGATGACGAGTTCTTGGTCATTAAAAACACGTTCATTCATCAATGGCCGTCGTGGAAAACCATCTTCACGTCCTCAACCACGATGGGCTCAGGCGGGATCGACTCCTTTTACCGTCCCCTGCAAACATTGATTTATTATTTTGTTTATCAAGTGGCAGGGGCCTCGGTTTTAGAGTTTCATTTCCTGAATATTTTTATCCACGGACTCAATGCCTGCCTAATTTATGTGCTAGGCATCCACCTCCGCTTTTCCCGCCTTGCTTCTTATATCGGAGCCTTAATCTGGATGTTGCACCCTCTTCATACGGAGTGCGTGGCCTACATCAGCGCCACGGCCGACTCTCTCTATGTTTTCTTTAGTCTCGTGGGCCTGATCTCTTTATTCCCGACCTTCTCCGTCAGGAGAATAGCAATGGCTTCGGTATTTTTTGTTCTTGGACTTCTCACCAAGGAGTCCGCCATCGTTTTTCCCGCACTTGCCTTTGTGTCACTTTACGTCAGCCCCGAACGACCCTCTCGGTTTGCCCGAGCCGCCCTCCGAACACTTCCTCTTTGGATCATTGCGTTCACCTACTTGATTCTTCGCAAAACTGTGCTCGATTTTGATAACAGCTTTCAATTTTATGCCACTCCCAATATTTATACGGAAAACATCCTCTTCCGATTTTACACTTTTCTGGCGACGATTCCCGCCTATCTGCAGTTGTTGGTTTTTCCCACAGAGCAACACTTCGACCGACACTTTATGGTTTTTACTGATCCGTTAGCCACTCAGGTCCTGACCGGAGCCGCCTTTCTCGTGGCCGCAACTTTCTACGTGCTGATTCCTTGGCGAAATAAAAACAGAGCCCTCGTGTTTGGTTTCTTGTGGCTCGCCTGCGCCCACTTCCCTCACACGGGAATATTCGTCCCGGTTAATGCCCTTATTCTAGAGCACTGGATGTATTTCCCATCGGCGGGACTCTTATTAGGAGCCGCCTCCGCGTTGGGACTTTGGCTTCAAAAACTTCATTTCGCTTTGAACCTTCCCCGCCTCTTTGTTCCGGTGCTGAGTGTGGTGGCCGCAGCGCTCGTTCTCGGAGCTGAGAGCTATCTCACTTTTCAGCAAAACAAAGTCTGGGCCAACCCTATCGCGCTCTATTCTAACAACATTCGTTATAATCCATCGGGATCGGCCCGCATTTACAACAACCTCGCCATGGCCTATGACGAAGCCGGCCGAGTCTCCGAGGCCATTATGACTTACAAACAGGCCATCGCTATTCAAGACAACTATCCTCAGACCCATCACAATTTGGGTCGATCTTACCTTCGACAAAATAATACCGATGATGCCATCAAAGAATTTGAAACCGCCATCGCTATCGATCCCAACTTTTATCATTCCTACGCAATGCTGGCGCAGGTCTACGAAAAGCTCGGAGATGTCCAAAAGAGCCAAGACTATTATAAAAAGTTTCTAGAGATTCGAAAAAAGTTTTTCCCCTAA